aacccattgggccttggAAAAACTTAGATTTACAATAAGCGAGCCAAAATAACGATAGTGCGGGGCCCACCGCTCGAGAGTTGCCGCGTTTAAGGTGCGTCGTCGTCGACGATGCTGATTGCATCCCTTAACCACTTCACCAACACACCGCGTGAAGGGAAAAGCTCGACGAATCGAAAGCTTTCAAAAGCCGACGAATTCAATCCTTTTTTGGAAAATTCTAATCGAAAGCGCGCAGAGACGATTCGATCCGATCCAGGCCAAACCTGAGAAGTTTCAGATTGAGTTTCGACCGTTCGATCCGGCGCCATGAGTTTCCTCTTCGGCAAGCGGAAGACGCCCGCAGGTTCGTAGATTGATCAATTTGgttgagttttatgttgttttagGATTTTGGTTTGTTGAATttctatgatttttttattttcctgatgtgaaattttgtattgtGTTTTAATAGATTTGGAAATTGTAGAGAGACTAATTGGAGCAATACCGAGAAATTTAAACAATTTATTTGTTaatcaaataatcaaataaatgATGTTTTTGTTTCCTCAAATTTTTATGGCTGTGTAGTTAATTGTGAATAGGAAGCTGAATTGGAAGGGATATAAGATTTAATCCATTAGAAGTCAATCTAGTCTGTCAATGCTTTTCGCCAGTTCTTTGTTTTGCAATATATGTGTATGCGTATGGGACATCGTTAGGGTTTAGACCAGAAATTCCACTCGATATCCGGAGTAGCGGTGTGATGTGTAATTTTCAGTTGGATTATGTGAATACAAAATGAAGAAAATCTAACTACTTGAAGTAGAAGGATATCTATACAATTGCGAACCTTTCGTTTGTACACCATACGCTGCTATATGCATATTGATATCTGAGTTTGAGTGCTCAATTGGTAATTTGGTTGTTTGCTTCATAAAGTTTGTGTACATTTTTGTATGATGTTGTCCATCTGACGGTAGACTTGATTTATGTCTTGATTCTTTTCTTCGGGCACGTAACACTAATTTGTATTTGTATCATTGTTTTGTGAGAATTACTGTTTTATAAGCTGAAATTGTATATTTGGGTCTGAATTTGTGATTTTAGAACTCTTGCGGGAAAACAAGAGGATGCTGGACAAATCTATTCGagagatagagagggagagaggagctCTCCAAGGACAAGAGAAGAAACTAATTCTAGAGATTAAGAAAAGTGCCAAGCAAGGGCAGATGGTGTGTTATTTTCTCTCTGCTATTTGCTGTTTTGCTTTATTTTTCGTGAGGCTCGATTTCAGTATCTTCCTCTGTTTGTGCTTTGTGGCTGAGCTACTCTTGACCGCAGACCTAAACTCCCTCGGCTCATTGTTGCCTAATTATCTGTCTCTGAGTTTTAGTTATGAAGTTGGTGTTATACATGCATAGAACATTTTCCGCTTTTACCTTGTAGCGTATAGACTTTGGTTTGATGGTCGCATAGCCTAACTGTGCTTTTTATCTGTCCAACTTTGTTTCAGGGAGCTGTTAAAGTTATGGCGAAAGACCTTGTTCGAACACGACATCAGATTGAAAAGTTCTACAAGCTCAAATCTCAACTCCAGGGTGTATCTCTCAGAATTCAGGTATATCTACATTCTGTGATTTAAGCCCTTTAATCCATGTGAACGAAGGATAGCTCAGTCATTATTTTGGTATCCTATTGGATGAGCTGTATTCTTAGAATTACTTTTTTCTTTCAGACGTTGAAATCCACACAAGCTATGGGAGAGGCAATGAAGGGAGTGACGAAGGCAATGGGCCAGATGAACAGGCAGATGAACTTGCCATCACTGCAGAAAATTATGCAAGAATTTGAGAGGCAGAATGAGAAGATGGAATTGACAACTGAGGTGATGGGCGATGCTATTGATGATGCGCTGGAaggagatgaggaagaggaggaaacCGACGAACTAGTGAGCCAAGTTCTTGATGAGATTGGAATTAACGTCAACCAAGAGGTACTTACATCAGTCGAGAACTCGTACATTTTTCCTCTCCGCTGTGGTTGACGAATTTAAAGTTTCTGAGCAGCGATAACATTTCTGTTGTTCTCTTATTCTCTGCAGCTTGTTAATGCACCATCGGCTGCTGTTGCTGCACCGGCTGCGAAGAACAAAGTTCCACAAGTGGAAACAGCAGCAGCCGGAGCCGATGACGGTGGGATAGATAGTGATTTACAGGCGAGGCTAGACAATTTAAGAAGGATGTAGATTTCAATTTCTAGTATATTATTGGCAGTGTGAGAGGTGAGAGTTCTTTTGTGCATTGTAATATATGTGAAAAATTTATGCCGGAATTTATCGAATCAAGATTTGACACGCGGATATTTTAATCAAATTACTTTCGGTAAATTTGTACACAACAAAGATGTTATGAATATAAGGAGATGCACATGCTTTGTAATGGTGAGATCGAGCTAGAGAACCCAACTTTCAAAAGGGTTAGCCTAAACTACGAGAGAGATTTGAACTTGGGTGCAGAAAGCAAGTTGTAAACTTGAATGCGTTGACGATCTGGGAGTTGTAAGCACAGTGACGGGATTCAAAATTTTATCTTGTGGAGGCTAAAATACTAGAATCCTTACTACAAGAAAGAAccctcaaaattttgaaaatggagTTATGATATTTTCATTGAATACAGTTGCAAGCGTATGATACATTGTGTTTGCAGAAATCACATGAACTCACTGCAAACTGTTCAAGTTGTTGAATTGTTTTGGCATTTTCGAACATTTTGATGACGGAAGGAAATCGTGATCGCAAGTTGCAGCTAACATGACTAACAACCAACAAAAATTTCAGTATCATATACAATACAGTGCCAGTTTAAATTTGGATCCAACTATGGCGAAATATTTTTACAATGTTCATCTAATCGGGCAATTTTCAATGTACTTGAATATGACCAAGTAACGTTATTATTTTACTTAAATTACAATAAGTAAATTTGTTTTGTATTAAGACTATCGTTTACCTTATTATAACTCGTGGAATTATATATTATGTAACTTGTATTCCTGATACTTTGGTAAAAATTTCTCCACCTAATTCTTGTTTTCTACCATGCACTCCTTGATACCATCGTCCCACTTTACAAACCAACAAACTCcccaaaaaaaccctaaaaaaatgggattttttttctgtaaatggaaaaaaaagaaacgaaaaaaaaaaagaaaaaagaaaccttAGAAAGCTCAGACTAGCAGGCCTTCTCTGGAATTGTCCTCCGGCGTAGTCGTCAGCTGCGGATGACACCACGAGCTGACGGGCACGGGCGTGCGACAGAGCGGGCAGTCAGAGTGAGAGTAGAGCCACATGTCTATGCAAGGAGCATGAAAAGAGTGCTTGCAAGTAGGCAGCTTTCTTATTTCTTCTCCATCCTCAAAAACTGACAAACAAACAGCACATTCAAcagaattttcttcttttgtcgTTGATCCCTCTTTCTTCTGGTACCTGAAGCTGCCCAAGTTCTCAAAGCTCCTACTCCTCCTTGTTCTTGAGAGATCAACCAAACTGTTTGATGGTCTTGACGCCGGAGACTGGCCGTGGCGCCTCGAGGTCCATTTGATGAAGATAAGGTTGTACATGGCTAGGATTATGCCAGCTGTTCCAAAGACTATGAGGCCGTAATACAGCATGGATAAGTTGGTTTTTGGTGACGGAGGAGGCGGTGGCGGCTGTGAAATGGGGCTTTGTATTGTGTAGAGCTTGTAACCCATTGTTTTCGGTTTTTGGTGAAAGTGGCAAGAGGATTTGGAGAGGAGGAGGGGCCTTAAATTAGTACTAGCTAGTTGTTTTAATTTCACAAAGAAGATTCTCCACTCTAAGCCATGTTATTATTAATTaggtttaaattaaaataaattaacaataatGCTATTTAGACACACAAATTTGACACGCTTGATAATACATATTCTTTAGCACAATTAAGCGATTTTATCTGTATCGAGATAATCACCTTTAAAATAAGAAGTCGTTAATCGAAAAGCCGTGGTGGTTATGTAGTTGTGGAAATAATAAACTTTGTTTATAATCTTTGGGGGGGTAAAGAATGATTGAAAGAAGACAAAGGAATGCACAATCAAGGACACCAAGCAAGGGTGGAGGATAGTGACTTCAACTTGTGGATAAGaattatttctctctctcagtCTGCCTTATTCTTGGCTAAGAgaacaattaaatatatatattattgttcGATATGGTCGTATGAACGACCAGCaatcaacaaaataaattaaaatattatccGGCAGTTGTTTTATTCACTAATATTGTGTAACTATTAATCCTTTAATTGGTAAACCATGGCTTTACAATTAAAAATTGTTAGGTATGAGCAAATCAATTTGAGTTCAAATTTACTTGAGGTTTAGAAATTTTACACACATAATGATATTTTAGGAGTCAAAGTAACGGCAACCCCATATTTTATAGGAGAATATAATTACGGGATGTGTAAATGTGATGACTCGAATCCTtataaatattagttttttagtgttaaaacttaaaagagaATTGAAGCATTAAAAGAATTAACTGTTAAATACGGGATGTGTAAATGTCTAGACTCGGATCCTTTCCTTAACCATATTGGGCAATAATCGATTTCAATAGCAGACATGTCCATActttttttcttcaatggttGTGACTAAAATAGATTTTTGGAGGACTTACTCATGAAGAAACCAAAAGAACCAAAACCATGTCGACTCTTgcactacaagaaaaatgagTTTTGGGGTACAAAACAAAGGGCACAATTGAGAATTTTGTGTCAGTTTGACCACCAAAAAGCTTAAACAATTCCCATTTCATAGAGGGCACCATCTATTGTGcccaatgttaaaaaaaaaacagacacaAAATAGTAATGGGCACGGAAACTGTGCCTAGTAATGGGCACGGAAACTGTGCCGAGTGGAGTCAGATGATAACTTTTTTACTGAAGATGGGCATAAAAAACTTTTTGTGTCTATAAAAATTGTTTGTCAGCAAcactttatttgttttttcgTTTGTCTTGACCTCTAGCAgaccaaaaaattaaatttataaaattgtggTAAATAATGGTATGGAGCTGTTTATTACTGTGCAGTGTTATAGCCTCAAAATATGTTAGCAATACTGTTGTTCAAAATCATTTTTGGCGACAACCAAACCTTAGATTTgtcacttacaagtaaataaGAATACTACTACACAGTAATATTAAGTAGCGTGTTTTAGATTTACAATGGATCATTTCCATGTGCAATGAATGTTTGTTAGATTCGTATCTTTTTGAACTGCTTTTTAGATTGTTAGCAGGTTTGTTTTGATACTTGGTGATATGGTTTTTGACATTATTgtaagtgtttatttattttttactataTTAAAAGTCCTTCCTGCAtgacacataaccaacaattgtCCCCTTCGGGTCATTGGTCTTCGCGCAAAAGTTAATCGGTCTTCAGATATACGGATGAGTTAATAAttataaattctttttttttgacACAAATATTAGAAATTGTGTccattaaatattaataaataataatcacTGTGTGTCCCATTAGGTCTTCAGATAGACAATATATCttagtaattaaaaattattttttatgacaCAAACGTTCGAAATTGTGTCcagtaaatattaataaataataaatcacTCTATAGCAAAAGAATATGTTGGCACAATTATGGATTTGTGTCTTTCTTCTTTGGTGGCTTTAATGTTAGttatggaatttttttttattaatttgcaaTGACACTGTAATTGTAATTGTGTCCtacaatttaatatatttaaagtAAAGGTAGATTTTTTGTGCCCTTtgtttaaaataatgttttaaacaaaacactttcttcaatcttcacgcCTCTCTCTCCTTATTTCCTTCATTTCGCATCTCTATGTTTCCCCATTCAAACCCAACCTCTCCACAATTCCTCCGCCTCTCTTGTCTCTGGCTCTCCCTTTCCCAATCGAACCGAGCCTATCTTCAACCCTAGGCTCTCTCTATATTTTCCCCAAATTTTgctctttccctctctctctgtctctctcgcCTCTCATCTCAATTCTCAAGTCACGCAGAAACAGAATTTGCAAATCCTTCCCCTTCAAATTTCACACACACTGCGAATAGGTAGGTCTCAACTCAAGTTTTCAGTCGAGTTCACACATTCTCACAGACTCTGCAAATCCTTCTCCTTCACACAGAATCTACAAATCAATCGGCCTTAACTTTCATCTCATCCCCAGTTCCCCTTTAGTTCAGTGCCTGCATAATGTGATTCCTTCCTCTCCACTTCGTTCCAGGTAAAATGGCAACAATTTAGAACTTGTATTGGTTAATTTAGTAAATAATTTGTGATTAATTTTAGGATTAAGGTTAGGGTTCGTTTGAAATACAAGGGAACTGagcttttttctcttttgggttATAATCAAAAGGGGATTTAATCTGGTTCAGATTTAAACAGACCCAtttttgctttgaatggaaaGTGACCTGCTGTCACTTCGAATAGGTTTAGACTAGAAGGTGATTGGCTATTTTTATGAATTAACAAATATTGAGTTGTATATgtactaattaatatattagcCAATGGTATATTTGGCTTTGGAAAGCTGTTATTCAGTCTGAAGCTTCTATATGTGACATGGTTTTTCGTATTTTTGACTATGCATTTGAGGGTTTATTGTTTTTTGATGTTACTTGGTTGATATAGGCATCACAGATGAGTACTGGAAGAGGCAAGATGCAGCACAAGTTATGGCTCTAGTTAAGTAGACAACTACCAATTTCAATCATTTGAGCAAGTCATTGATACGTCTTactgttggtttttttttataaaacttttcCTCTCTTCGTAATGTTTCTGGTTTTCCCTGAGCTTATAAAGTTTAACAGAACAAACAACTTATGAGAATAAATTTGTGGCAGTTTCTGTGCTTGCAGTTAGTTTGGGAAGGACTTGGGCTTGGAGGGGGAGCTACTGTTGGAAACTGGAACGGGGTATTGATTTTCATGAAAAGCTCATGTCTTGGTTTGCAATTTTAACCAAAGTCTGATGCTTCTCTAACTAAATTTTCTATATTATTGGCGCTCTAGGGAGAAGGATAAGAATAAAGTTCTTCTTGGATTAGGCGATGGATATTATGCTCCTCGACATATGGATATTGTTCTGTAAGTTATAGTCACTTTACAGTTCATCCATTTTCTTTCAAATATATAACATTGTTTTCTTAGGGGCAATGTGGCATGACATCCAGCTTTATTCTTTGTTTCCTTCTGTGTGCAGTTTGATGCATAACTTATTAACTGTGAACTGAACCTCTtcattttgattgattgtgtCAAAGTAAATATGGTAAATAAGTCTGCTATAAACGAATGGGATTACTAGACATATATACTTTCTTTATCTCGTTCGGAACTTCGGGCTTGATCTgcttcctccttccttttctCTGTCTCTGTAGCTTCTGCAACACCCATAAGTCCTGCATTACCCTCCCAGCCCCTTCTTGCTTCCTCTTCCATCTCTATCAAATGAACTGGCACTGGTAGTACTTTGATATGTTGTTGTCAAATTGCTCTGGTACTGGAAGTGGCAAATGATTTATTTGTTCAAGTCTCTTCCAAATTTTCTCCTAATCTTCCCTTTATAGTTAATTTTATTTCCAACTAGCTTTTGTATGCTCTTGTCAAATTGCTTGATATGATGCTGTTAATTTCTAACTAGCTTTCAGCTTTGGCAAACTGTATGTAAACTGTAAGAAAGCTAGTATTTAGCAACTGTTAAGAATCCAGCTACAATTCATTGTTGTGATTTATGAAATTCCTATTACCTTACTCTTGCTAAGGGTGTTGATATCAGGTCTATTCATTTGTTTCcttaatttgagttttatttttaatgagttaaacaaataatgatgagaattgaattttgaatttttaagtaAAATACTTATTTGGCGTGTTTGTGGTGTTATAGGAAGCAGGGTCTATGATAAATTTGTAGAACTTTGAAAGGAAGATGGGTTAAGCGTTTATGATTTTTGtaatccaaattccaaatttgttTTATTCTATTTTTGAATATGTAGTTTTAACATTTTTGAGGGTACAATGCATGTTAATTCTAAGAAGAGGAGATTTGATATGCAAAGTGCAGGTCTCCAACTGCTCTGCTCTCTCAGTATAAGTACATCTCTGCATATCTTTATGTCCTCAATTATATTTGACTTTGTTATGTTGAGTTCCCAAATTAAAGATCTTACACTATCTTTTTGTAGCTTTCTAAAGTTTGGAATTTTCTTGATATGTGCTTACATGGTGCTTAACATGGTTTGTGCTTACTTACCGTTTCATGGTTGTAGGCTGTTTtcattttatgaaaatttaaatttttgcaTTTTCTCAATTcagtttcaattttttaaattttgattttttttatatttaattcttGTTGGCACAATTATAATATAAGTGTCAATATGGCTAGAAAAGGTCTTTTGATAAAGTTGTAAAAAACAGGCACAAATAGTCCACTATTTGTGCCTGCCTCTTTGAGCACCAAATAGTGTATTGTGCCCTTTTAGCAATGGTGATGCCCATAGAGGgcacatatacaaatttagttGCTGCACTGTTGCTATTGGTCTATGAGCACAATTGTTGGTGTTTTTTTGCCTCAAAGGGCACATATAATTTATTGTGCACATAGGCCATTTTTGTTGTAGTGTTGGAACCTAATTTTTATGGACCTTGGCCTCTGGCCATGCATCCCTTCTCAGATACGTGCAAGTTTTAGTAAACCTATGGAAATCAGGAATGGGAATACTTTTTTTCTttacaatttaattttaatttctagGAAGAGGACATGCGATTAACTTCTTCTTACTCTCCTAAATTCAACTGGTAAATACATTCTCCCCTTGTGAGTATTTCAAGCAATTGCTTTGGCCCCAAGTCTCCAGCATCATATCAAACGAATCGTCAATAAATTGCAGGGATCCAAGATCTTGTCTACTGCATTGTGCTAACTAACAACACATCACACGCAATGGATAAGATGGACGCCAAAAATATCAGTAGAGAACCCGAACCCGAACCCGAATCCGAATCCAAATCCCATTCAGTCGATTTAATGGCCTCGTCATCACTACCATCCCTTCCTTCAGAAATATGGTTTGATCAGATTCTAACACGAACATCGCTCGAAAGTCTAGGCCGGTGTAGGCTGGTTTCAAAGGAGTGGAATCACATCACGTATGACTCAAGGTTCTGGCAATTTCTTTGCGAGAGAAGTAGCACAGTTTCGGGGTTTCTAGTCGAGAATCGGGTCAAATATGGGAAAACTTTACAAACGTTCGTGTCTGTTGATAATAAGgcaaacaaaaatttgacaCACTCAGTTATGGACTTCATGCCTGTCCCAGTGCGCATTGAAGCTGTGAGTCGTCAAGGTCTAGTGTTTTGTATGAGCGAAAATAATTACCAACTTTTTGTCTGCAAACCTACCACTAGACAATGGGAAAAGTTACCGAATCCAAAGAACAGGTATTTCACTTCGACGACTGCCATAGTTGTGTTAAGTTCAAAGCCTCTAAGGTACAAGATTATTCAGATTTCAAGAGCCCAGTATCCCTTCTCCAAGGCCAAGTCAACACAGTACTTCAAGTGGAGATTTGAGGTGTTTGATTCAAACACTTGGGCGTGGAGGCAGTTGAAGGATGTAAGCTTACCTTATTCTATTTGTTTATACGGCTTTAACCGGCGCTACATATCAGTATGTGGTGGATTCTATTGGCGATTAGCGGACAACAAAATATTTGCTTTTCATTATGAAGATGATAAAGAGAGTTGGGAACGATTTGATTTACCACAGCCGGTGAGGGATTGTGAGGGTTTAAGTTACAATCGACTTGTGGAGTACCAAGGCCGGCTTGGATTGATTTCAATCTATAGGGAGTCCATGGACCTGTGGGTTATGGAAGATCATGAAAAAAAAGTATGGAGAAAGATACGGAGATTGAGCATGGAAGGGCTTAAAGAAGTGGAGGGCTATTGTCCTCCCCCTGTTGCATTTTGCAGCAGTGATATTGCACTTCTGAAAGGGCACGAAAAACTCATATTTTACAATTTTCGAGATTCTAGTTCTAATGTAGTGAGATTAGGGTTTGATCCTAGTGAAGTTTTCAAACTGCAATCGGATTCTGAGAGAGTTCATTTGAGGGGTACCTGTACGTAGATGGAGCTGGCAAGATTTTAGTTTCATCTTCTTTATATTtacatttagtttgttttgttatttgtgttgttatttcataGGTTTATAAActtcttgttgaatgctttATCAATAGAACTTTGTTGTCAATGTTAATTTTGTTCATAATTTTTACTTACACACACTAAGCCCCTGAAAGCCTAATCTCAAAGAGAAATTAATATAGAAATTGAGATTCTTTGTAAAGATTGATTTTCATTGATTGAATAATTATGATAGTACAAGAAGATATATATAGCCACAAGCTTATTACACTAGTACCTTTAACTTCTacaactaattaaaaattaCCACAACTAACTGTTTACTATTATAACAAACTAGTGGCTGGTTTGGATGATTTAGCGTCTGTCttaatacaccccctcaagctgagcTTGGGATCAACTGTTGAACCAAGAGGAAGCTTGGACTTGAGATAGCTAAATCGACCTTTAGATAGAGATTTAGTATGAATGTCAACCAATCGATCTTGACTGTAAACAAATTGAACTTTGATGAGATGAGCCAATATCAACTCCCTGATATAATGGTAGTCGATTTCAACATGTTTGGTTTTGGCATGAAACACCGGATTGGAAGCAAGAGAGATGGCTGAAATGTTGTCACACCATAGGGTAGGAACCTGAGAGAGTGGGAAACCAATGTCACGATTTTTTTTGCAGATCCAAGTACGTTCAGCAGCTGTGTGTGTTAGAGAACGATATTAAGCTTCAGTGAATGATTGTGTAACAGTGGATTGTTGCTTGGCACTCCAACTGATAAGATTGGATCCCAAAAAGACACAATAACCATTGGTGGAACATAGATCAAAGGTACATCTGGCCCAGTCAGTATCAAAAAAGGCAGTCAGTTTGGTAGCGCCCTTTTTAAACCAAAGTCCTTCAGAAACAGCGCCTTTGATATATTGAAGAACCTTTTTTGCAGCCTGCATGAACTGGCAGATTTGATTAACTACAAAGGAAAGATCTAGGCGTGTCCATTTTAAATATTGTAAACCACCAACAATGGACCTATACTTGGTTGGATTGGATAGAAGTGGGCATGTGTGATCAAGTTTCTGAGAGCCAAGTGGAGTACAACAAGGCTTGGCACCATCCATATTGGTTTATCTAAGAAGATCCAGTAAGTACTTAGTTTGATGAAGGAAGATGCCTGTAGAAGACCATTGAACTTATAATCCCAAAAAGTAGTGCAATGGACCCAAATCTTTGATTGGAAAAATAACACTAAGCTTGTGGATGAACAGAGTGCATAAAGAAGGATTAGGGCCAGTTATGACTAAGATGTCATCAATATAGACTAGTACCATGACTAGAGATGGACCTTTGAAAACAAACAATGGGGCATCTGAGGAAGACTGCACAAATCCAAATTGAAGAAAAGCTTGAAAAAGTTTGTCAAACCAAGCTCGTGGTGCCTGTTTAAGACCATATAGAGATTTCCTTAATTTGCAGACATGATTTGGTATACTGGGATCAGTGAAACCCGGAGGCTGCTACATATACACATCTTCTTTTAAAtccccatgaagaaaagcattaCTTAGGTCTAATTGGTTTAAAAACCAATTAAACTGCACTGCAAGTGATAAAAGTACTATAATGGTGACTAGTTTAGAAACAGGACTAAAAGTCTCTTGAAAATTAATGCCTTCTTGCTGGTGATAACCCTTTGTTACCAAACAAGCTTTAAATCTCTCAACAGTACCATCTGGCTTTTTCTTTATTCTGAAGACCCACTTGCAACCAACAACATTTTAGGAAGAAAATGTAGGAACTAAGGTCCAAGTACCTGTTGATTGCAAGGCATTAAATTCATCTTACATGGCAGATCTCCAGTTAGCATGTTTAGATGCTTGCAAGTATGTAGTTGGTACAAAATCAATGTCTAATGGAAGTGGATGCTTGGTAGCTACATACACTTTGGGCTTATGTATTCCAGCTTTGGAACGAGTGATCATGGGATGAGTATTACCAAGAGCATTGTTATAGATGTGTCATTTGAAGAAAGTGGTGTTGTGATGGTCACAGAACCTGAATGTGGTACAGAACTTGTAGAATCAGAACTTTGAGTATTCTCAATAAGAGAAATTGAAGAGATAGACCCAAAATTTGATCTCAAAATGGGAACAGAAAACTAAAGATCCATGGTAGATGAAGCTAATTCTGGAAATGAAGTAGTGCCTTTAGTAAAGGATTGAAAAGGATATGTAGTTTCATCAAACTGCACATGGCTTGAAATATAAATTATGTTAGTTATTGGGTCAAGACATTTATAACCCTTGTGTTGTAAACTATACCCAAAAAGGCACAGCTTTTGCTCTTTGCATACAACTTTGAATGAATATATGGCTTGAGCCATGGGAAACAACTGCATCCAAAGACTTTGAGTCTAGAATAGTTTGGTGGCTTGTGAAAAAGCAATTATCAAGGAGACTTAGATATCCGAGAGATTGGCAACCTGTTAATGAGATATACAGCAGTAGAGAAAGCCTCCACCCAATAGAGATGTGGAACATTAGAAGCAATAAGTAAGGTTCTGGCAGTCTCCACAAGGTGTCTATGCTTGCTTGCAGCACAACTATTATGTTCAAGAATGTGTGGACAAATTAATTGATGAagaataccatgattatgaagAAAAGACTTGAACATAGTACCAATGAATTCACCCTCTGAATTTGAACGCACAATCTTGATTTTATTTCCAAGTAAATTTTCTACTTAATGTTTAAATACAACAAAAGTAGAATAGGCATTAGACTTTGCCTTTAATGGAAATAGCCAACTATATCGACTGTAATCATCAA
Above is a window of Malus sylvestris chromosome 15, drMalSylv7.2, whole genome shotgun sequence DNA encoding:
- the LOC126602732 gene encoding F-box protein At5g49610-like, producing MDKMDAKNISREPEPEPESESKSHSVDLMASSSLPSLPSEIWFDQILTRTSLESLGRCRLVSKEWNHITYDSRFWQFLCERSSTVSGFLVENRVKYGKTLQTFVSVDNKANKNLTHSVMDFMPVPVRIEAVSRQGLVFCMSENNYQLFVCKPTTRQWEKLPNPKNRYFTSTTAIVVLSSKPLRYKIIQISRAQYPFSKAKSTQYFKWRFEVFDSNTWAWRQLKDVSLPYSICLYGFNRRYISVCGGFYWRLADNKIFAFHYEDDKESWERFDLPQPVRDCEGLSYNRLVEYQGRLGLISIYRESMDLWVMEDHEKKVWRKIRRLSMEGLKEVEGYCPPPVAFCSSDIALLKGHEKLIFYNFRDSSSNVVRLGFDPSEVFKLQSDSERVHLRGTCL
- the LOC126604695 gene encoding vacuolar protein sorting-associated protein 2 homolog 1-like; translation: MSFLFGKRKTPAELLRENKRMLDKSIREIERERGALQGQEKKLILEIKKSAKQGQMGAVKVMAKDLVRTRHQIEKFYKLKSQLQGVSLRIQTLKSTQAMGEAMKGVTKAMGQMNRQMNLPSLQKIMQEFERQNEKMELTTEVMGDAIDDALEGDEEEEETDELVSQVLDEIGINVNQELVNAPSAAVAAPAAKNKVPQVETAAAGADDGGIDSDLQARLDNLRRM
- the LOC126604696 gene encoding RING-H2 finger protein ATL16-like; its protein translation is MGYKLYTIQSPISQPPPPPPSPKTNLSMLYYGLIVFGTAGIILAMYNLIFIKWTSRRHGQSPASRPSNSLVDLSRTRRSRSFENLGSFRYQKKEGSTTKEENSVECAVCLSVFEDGEEIRKLPTCKHSFHAPCIDMWLYSHSDCPLCRTPVPVSSWCHPQLTTTPEDNSREGLLV